The following DNA comes from Bryobacteraceae bacterium.
GATGATGAGCATCGAGAAGAACGTCGGCCGCCCGACCTGCGCCGCGGCTTCGGCCACGAGTTCCTTGAACGACCCGAACTTGTCGCGGTCATGCGAGGCCGCATGGAAAATGTTCTCCACCACGATGACGGCGCCGTCGACGATGATGCCGAAATCCATCGCGCCGAGCGAAAGCAGGTTCGCCGGGATGCCCTTGATGGTGAGCCCGATGAAGGTAGCGAGCAGCGCCAGCGGAATCACCACCGCCACAATTGCCGCCGGGGCTACGCGCCCAAGGAACAGAAACAGCACCAGGCACACGAGGGCGGCGCCTTCGGCGAGGTTCTTGAATACCGTGGAGAGGGTGTTGCCGATGAGCCAGGCGCGGTCGTAGTAAGGAACAAGCTCCACGCCCTTGGGGAGGATGCTCCGGTTCAGCTCATCGATCTTCTCCTTCACGCCGGCGAGCACGATGGACGGATTCTCGCCTTTGCGCATGAGAATGGTTCCGTTGACGATATCGTCGGTGGCGTCCAGCCCGACCATCCCCTGCCGCTGCTGGTAGCCGGTGTTCACCGCGGCGATGTCTTCGATCAGCACCGGCACGCCGCCACGCTCGGCCACCACGACTTTTCGAATGTCCTCCGGGGTGCGCAGCAGGCCCACGCCGCGGATGATGAACTGCTGCTCGCCCTGCTCGATGTAGCCGCCGCCGGCGTTCAGGTTGCCGCGTTCGAGCGCGGAGAACACCTGGGCCAGAGTGACGCCGCGCGACTTCATTCGCGTGAGATCCGGCGCCACCTGGTACTGCTTGATGAAGCCGCCGCGGCCGATGACGTCGGCGACGCCGGGAACGAGCTTCAGGTTCCGGACGACGACCCAGTCCATGATGCTGCGTAGCTCCATGGCGTCGTACTTCGTAGACTTCAAGTAGACGCGGTAGATCTCGCCGATGGGGCTCGAGAGCGCGGCCAGCTCCGGCGTGATCCCTTCCGGCAGGTCGGCGTTTTGTAGCCGTTCGATCACCTGCTGGCGGGCGAAATAGTTATCCACGCCGTCGTCGAAGGTAATGTAAGTGGAAGACAGGCCGAACTGGGTGTGTGAAAACAGCCGCACGGCGTGCGGGATGCCGCTGAGGGCGATCTCGAGCGGAATCGTGACCTGCTTCTCCACCTCTTCGGCGGCGTGGCCGGGATAGAGCGTCACCACGGTGACCTGAATGTCGGTGACATCCGGGAACGCCTCGATCGGCAGCGTCCGGAAGGCGAACACGCCCACCCCGATAAAGAGGATCAGCAGCAGGAAGACGAATAGCGGCTGATGGATAGCGAAGAAGATGATTCGGCGAAGCATGGAGGTTGCCCGGTGCTAGAGCTGGGCGGCGAGATAGACGGAGCCTTTCGTAACCACGCGGTCGCCTTTTTGGATGCCGCTTCCCACGCAGAATCCGCCGTTGAAGGGCTTGCCGAGCTGCACCGGGGAAAGAACGAACCGGCCGGCGGCGGTTTCGAGGAACACGAAGTCCTTGCCCGCTGACCGCACCACGGCCGCGTCCGGCACCCAGATTTCCATGTCCTGGCCGTCGGCGTAGCGAAGCTGTCCGAACATATCGGGGCGCAGCCTTCCCGCTTGATTGTCCAACTCGGCGCTCACTTTGACCGTTCGCGTCTCGCTGTCCACCGTGTCGGCGATGCGAGTCACGCGGCCCCGGAAGGCTTCGCCGGGGTAGGCGATGAGCTCGAGGTTCACGGCGCCGCCCACGCGGCACAACCGGATCTTGCTTTCCGGCACCTGCGACGTCGCCCACACGCGGCTCAGATCGGTGATGGTGATGAGCGGCGTGTTGATCTCGTTGCGGTACTCGCCTTCGACGACGCTCACTTCGAGCACCTTTCCCGAGACCGGCGCGTTGACGACGATCTGCTGCGAGAAGCGGCCCGGCTGCAGCCCGAGCAATTCGAGCCGGCGGCGAGCCTGCTCCCGCGCGGTGTGCGCCTGTTCGAGCCCGTTCCTGGTGAGGGCGGCCGTGGTCTTCGCGGCGAGCACTTCCTTCTGCGCCACGGCCTGATGCTCGTAGAGATCGGCAACGCGGGCCAGATCCGCGTCCGCCTTGGCGAGCGCCAGTTCGCTTTGCCGCACTCCCGTCTCGGACTGGACGTAATCGGCTTCCGCCTCGGCGACGACCGGGCTCTCGATCGACACGACAGGCTGTCCCTGCGAAACCGCGTCGCCGAGTTTCACCATCACCCGCACGATGCGCCCCGGCGCGGGAACCACTGCGTGACCGACGCGATTCGGGTTCGCTTCGATCCGCGCCGGCGCGGTGACCTCGTCGGCGGGCACCGGCACAGCCTTGACGGGTTCGATGGTCATTTGCGAAAGCTCCGGGGCCTTCGGGTCCAGGACCACCGTGTTGGCCGGAGCCTTCTTGACTGCCGCCGGGGCCTCGTCCGCCGCTTCTTTCGATGCGGCGTGGCCGCCGGACTCACCGCACGAGGCGGCCAGCAGCGCCGCCAGGAAAACGAAAACTGCGATCGGCTTGGTCATGGTTTTGGGGTTCCCGGAACAACGGAGGCGCCGGACACGGCGTCGATCAGATAGAGGCTGCGGGCAAAGTTGGCGCTGGCGTCCTGGAAGGTCTGCATGACGTCGTTGAAGGCGCGTTGGGCGTCGAGGAACTCCACCAGGCTCGCTTCCCCGCGGCGGTAGGAGTACTCGGTGGCGTCGCGCACGCGGCGCGCCCGGGCCAGCATGTCGGTCTCGACGTTCTCGAGCAGTTGGCGGGAGACCGTGTACTGTCGCCAGGCCCGCTCCGCTTCCGATTGGATGGCCAGCTCGAGCGCTCCGGAGCGTGCCTGCGCGAGGGTGATCTCCTTCTGCGCCCGGGCGATCTCGCCCTGGTTCTTGTTGAACACGCGCAGCGGAACGCTGAAATAGACGCCGACGGAGCCGCCGGAAACGCCCCAGGCGGATTGGCGCGTGTACTCGGCGCCGATCGTATAGTCGGTGACGCCGTTGGCGATCTGGAGGCGGAGGTCCGCCTGGGACCGGGCTTGATTGCGCTGCGCGGCCAGATAGTCCGGCCGCCGGGCGAGCGCCAGTTTGACGATATCGGCCTGCGTGATGGTGAGATCCTCGCGGCGGAGTTCGCCCTCGATGTCGAAATCCGGCTGCGTGGCGCGGCGCCCGAGCAGCAGTTGGAGGCGCGTGCGAGCCTGGTCAAGCTGTAGCTGCGCCTGTTGAACGGCGGTTCGGTATTGGAGGGCTGCCACGCGGGAACGTTCGAGTTCCACCTGGGCGAGATCGCCGCTTTGAAATCGCGCCTCGTTCACCGTCACCACGCCTTCGAGGTATCGGAGGTTCTCTTGGGCCAGCCGCATCCGCTGCTTGGCCTCCTGCACGTCGACGAACGCGCTCTGGACGACGAAGATGACCTGGCGCATCGTCTCCCGCACACCCAGTTCGGCGAGGGACCGCTCCTCGCGAGCCAGCGCGACGCGCTCCTCCCGCTTGTGTCCGCGCTCGAAGGGGAAGTCCGTGTGGACGTTCAACTGGTTCGGCCCGAGCGGAGTGTTGGGATTGTAGGACGCGCCCAGCAGGTTGAGGGTTTGTCCGGCGACGGTGAGCACTGGATTCGGCCTTAGCGCGGCGGTGATGGCGCGCGTTTCAGCCACCGGGATGTTCAGCTTTTCGGCGGCGAGGTCGAGGTTATTCGCCAGCGCTTCCTCGATCGCCTGCGGCAGCCTGACGCGGGCCGGCGGCGTTGGCGGCCCGGCCGCGGGCGTCTGGGCCGGGGCCGGCAGGGTCGAGATAGCAATTAATGCCAGGAAGGCGTTCCGGCGAAACTCGCGCACAGTCCAAGTCTCCGCGTAACGGGCGCTGGGCGCACTCCCCTGAGAAGGCTATGAGCAGCCTGTTTTCCATGGGAGGAGTTAGTAATTGGGTTAATGGATCTGAATCAAGCCGTGCGTTTGCGGCCGATGAAGGTTCGGCTCTGGAGCCCCGGCTCGAGATCGGCGTCCGGGTGTTCGGCCAGCAGCTCGACGCCGCCCGCGTGCAGAATCTCACGCACCCGCGCGGCCTCGAGCCCGTGCATTTCCATGAACCACGGGTTGCGGCCGGCCACCGACAGCAGCAGCGGCCACCAATAGCTCCGTTGCCCGCCCGCGATGGCCGCCTGGAAAACCAGCACTCCCTCCGGGGCGAGCATCCGGCACCAGCGCTCGACGATCGCCTCCGCCACCGGCGGCGGGTTGTGCTGCAGGACGAGGCCGGAGAACAGGAAGGTGACGCCTTCGACTGGGGCGGCATCGAGTTCTTCGGTCGTGACGAGGCGGGTAGACGGGCGGAGGCGCGCACGGGCGCGCTCCAGCATCTCGCGCGAGATGTCGACGGCGATGAAGTCGTGAAAGTGAGGCTCGAGCCACGTTGCGCACCGGCCGATGCCGCAGCCGTAGTCAATTCCGAGCATCGGAGAAAACGTTAGGGGGATCAGGCCCAGGCGCTCGAACAGGAGGACGACGTCGCGCCGGCCGGATTCGGCGAAATCTTCCTCACTCCATCCGGATTCGCGGCGGGCGGGATCGGTGACGATGGCGTAGGTCGCGTTCCGGCGTGCGAGCCGGTTCCATGTGAACCGGACGATGCGCCGCCGCAGCCCGAGAAGCAGGCTCACGCGGGGCTACTGAACTTTGTTGCCGCCGATGTAGACCGCGTTGATGGTCCTTGAATTCTTGATGTCGGCGAGCGGATTCGCGTCGAGCACGATCAGGTCCGCCCAGTGTCCGGCCTCAATCGTCCCGAGATCCTTCGTCGCGCCGAGAAACTCAGCCGCGTTCTTGCTGAACGACTGGATG
Coding sequences within:
- a CDS encoding efflux RND transporter periplasmic adaptor subunit — its product is MTKPIAVFVFLAALLAASCGESGGHAASKEAADEAPAAVKKAPANTVVLDPKAPELSQMTIEPVKAVPVPADEVTAPARIEANPNRVGHAVVPAPGRIVRVMVKLGDAVSQGQPVVSIESPVVAEAEADYVQSETGVRQSELALAKADADLARVADLYEHQAVAQKEVLAAKTTAALTRNGLEQAHTAREQARRRLELLGLQPGRFSQQIVVNAPVSGKVLEVSVVEGEYRNEINTPLITITDLSRVWATSQVPESKIRLCRVGGAVNLELIAYPGEAFRGRVTRIADTVDSETRTVKVSAELDNQAGRLRPDMFGQLRYADGQDMEIWVPDAAVVRSAGKDFVFLETAAGRFVLSPVQLGKPFNGGFCVGSGIQKGDRVVTKGSVYLAAQL
- a CDS encoding class I SAM-dependent methyltransferase; this translates as MSLLLGLRRRIVRFTWNRLARRNATYAIVTDPARRESGWSEEDFAESGRRDVVLLFERLGLIPLTFSPMLGIDYGCGIGRCATWLEPHFHDFIAVDISREMLERARARLRPSTRLVTTEELDAAPVEGVTFLFSGLVLQHNPPPVAEAIVERWCRMLAPEGVLVFQAAIAGGQRSYWWPLLLSVAGRNPWFMEMHGLEAARVREILHAGGVELLAEHPDADLEPGLQSRTFIGRKRTA
- a CDS encoding TolC family protein, which gives rise to MREFRRNAFLALIAISTLPAPAQTPAAGPPTPPARVRLPQAIEEALANNLDLAAEKLNIPVAETRAITAALRPNPVLTVAGQTLNLLGASYNPNTPLGPNQLNVHTDFPFERGHKREERVALAREERSLAELGVRETMRQVIFVVQSAFVDVQEAKQRMRLAQENLRYLEGVVTVNEARFQSGDLAQVELERSRVAALQYRTAVQQAQLQLDQARTRLQLLLGRRATQPDFDIEGELRREDLTITQADIVKLALARRPDYLAAQRNQARSQADLRLQIANGVTDYTIGAEYTRQSAWGVSGGSVGVYFSVPLRVFNKNQGEIARAQKEITLAQARSGALELAIQSEAERAWRQYTVSRQLLENVETDMLARARRVRDATEYSYRRGEASLVEFLDAQRAFNDVMQTFQDASANFARSLYLIDAVSGASVVPGTPKP